In the genome of Cercospora beticola chromosome 2, complete sequence, one region contains:
- a CDS encoding uncharacterized protein (MEROPS:MER0034664) yields MLRTVKSFTHIGSNKKKKIGATKSTKKDTILETSRGALIGTEVCDTKNYLPIYRLYARIRYALPPTGERRWRKPEPLPPDWVFSDANSQPRDYRTFGNICPQLQGEYAAVDTSEWEEVVENLMHEDCLYLNIWVPAGVPRPSEGWPVQFNFPVSGTQCGDGMQQNYFDPIDIFREHREDPRVLVSANSRVGVLGYLSSEDLMKDGMDLRTRVSESAGNYGLWDLRTALQWTYDHIHLFGGNPNNITAGGSGLITALQLHYDAFQSPENRIIKRAFLYSSAISIQPDPANSYRPTRQFDEICHQLMIDTNLPSKEKVRILREVSAERLLTVVRTLELDFLPVTDGKDGFVPAWLMQSIWNGELGRRLKQRNAQVVIGDTCSERSYYEHAGRAGIATSRPSRGISSREALMSKLKTHYPRDICDELIKKYARDITDWNSVYCDIMADVQCHAPVRGFAQCLFYGGMSTQDVMRYHIAWRPKALDEWISPGLGISHVMDIPIWFYSGWRIGFSKKDKQDVLIFTRAFSKFLKGERNGGVIWGTAAEFEVRQISPNGTVLVAEDQMWARKLDVWNMLREVQKGRDTPRADSVVQGMGSQWG; encoded by the exons ATGCTGCGCACCGTGAAGTCGTTCACACATATTGGCtcgaacaagaagaaaaagatcGGCGCAACAAAGTCTACGAAGAAAGATACCATTCTTGAGACAAGCAGAGGCGCTCTGATCGGAACAGAAGTCTGTGATACGAAAAACTACCTTCCAATATACCGACTCTACGCACGAATACGATATGCGCTTCCGCCGACAGGAGAGCGACGATGGCGAAAACCAGAGCCTCTACCTCCTGACTGGGTCTTCTCGGATGCAAACAGTCAACCTAGGGACTATCGTACGTTCGGGAATATCTGCCCTCAATTGCAGGGTGAATATGCTGCGGTAGACACATCGGAGTGGGAAGAAGTGGTCGAGAATCTCATGCATGAGGACTGCCTATACTTGAATATATGGGTGCCTGCAGGAGTGCCGAGGCCATCTGAAGGCTGGCCAGTGCAGTTCAACTTTC CCGTCTCCGGGACACAGTGCGGCGACGGCATGCAACAAAATTATTTCGATCCGATCGACATATTCCGAGAACACCGAGAAGATCCCAGAGTTCTCGTGTCAGCCAATTCGCGCGTTGGCGTGCTTGGATACCTCTCCAGCGAAGACCTCATGAAAGATGGAATGGACCTACGAACGCGTGTCAGTGAATCAGCTGGCAATTATGGACTGTGGGACCTCCGGACAGCTCTACAGTGGACATATGATCATATTCATTTGTTCGGGGGCAACCCGAACAACATTACTGCTGGAGGTTCAGGCTTGATCACGGCCCTACAACTGCATTACGATGCCTTTCAGTCTCCCGAGAACCGCATCATCAAGCGTGCATTCCTATACAGCAGCGCCATCAGCATCCAGCCCGATCCTGCGAACTCCTACAGACCTACACGACAATTCGATGAGATTTGTCACCAGCTCATGATTGATACAAATCTACCCAGCAAGGAGAAGGTCAGGATACTTCGTGAAGTGTCAGCCGAGAGGCTACTTACTGTCGTACGCACACTCGAGCTAGATTTCCTACCAGTGACAGACGGCAAAGACGGCTTCGTCCCCGCATGGCTCATGCAGTCAATCTGGAACGGCGAGCTTGGCAGGAGGCTGAAGCAGCGGAACGCTCAAGTGGTCATTGGCGACACTTGCAGTGAGCGTTCATACTACGAGCATGCTGGAAGAGCCGGAATAGCCACAAGCAGGCCTTCAAGAGGCATTTCGTCACGAGAAGCGCTCATGTCAAAACTCAAAACTCATTACCCACGCGACATTTGTGACGAGCTGATCAAGAAGTATGCGAGAGATATCACAGACTGGAATTCTGTCTATTGCGATATCATGGCAGATGTGCAGTGTCACGCGCCAGTACGAGGCTTTGCGCAGTGTCTGTTCTACGGAGGCATGTCCACGCAGGATGTCATGCGATACCACATCGCATGGCGACCAAAAGCTTTGGATGAATGGATCAGTCCCGGACTGGGCATCTCACACGTCATGGACATTCCCATTTGGTTCTACTCTGGATGGAGGATCGGCTTCAGCAAGAAGGATAAACAAGATGTCTTGATCTTCACCCGGGCGTTCTCAAAGTTCTTGAAAGGAGAAAGGAATGGTGGCGTTATCTGGGGTACAGCGGCTGAATTTGAAGTCAGACAAATCTCCCCGAATGGAACAGTCCTCGTGGCAGAGGACCAGATGTGGGCTAGAAAGCTCGATGTCTGGAATATGCTTCGCGAGGTGCAGAAGGGGAGGGACACTCCGCGTGCGGACAGCGTGGTACAGGGTATGGGTAGCCAATGGGGGTGA
- a CDS encoding uncharacterized protein (BUSCO:EOG09263NE7), with the protein MAKRRTKKYTHVGAAKGGLPGAKGPQGVAKPTSRTPKSMVIRVGASEVGHSVGQLVKDVRNMMGPDTASRLKERRSNKLRDYTAMAGPLGVTNLMLFSKSDSGNTNLRLAYTPRGPTLHFRVEKYSLCKDIYQSMKRPRSGGQEYLTAPLLVMNNFITKDLQGVNEKEKAKTKQLEDLVQQMFQGLFPPVNPTRTPLNGIKRVLLLDRVPKSSSADDDSPPYVLNVRHYAIETRTAKSVPKPLRRLDAAEKLSHGQKRKRALPNLGKLNDVADYLLDPNAADGFTSGSESEAETDAEVEITTTKQRKISKHAKKATGANGTQQAGSAASQLKENVEKKGIKLYELGPRMKIRLTKVEEGLCGGKVMWHEYIHKSEAEVKEMEKRHQVKREEKERRKAEQKANVEKKKAEKAARKARGEEVEESDEDEEMDDDEWDDDADDQYLGPGGSEDEMEDDEDGEGQGSDEEEDEEG; encoded by the coding sequence ATGGCCAAACGAAGAACCAAAAAATACACCCATGTCGGAGCGGCGAAGGGTGGCCTTCCTGGGGCGAAGGGGCCGCAGGGTGTCGCGAAGCCCACCAGTCGAACGCCCAAGTCAATGGTGATCCGGGTCGGCGCAAGTGAGGTCGGGCACAGCGTCGGCCAGTTGGTGAAAGATGTGCGAAATATGATGGGACCGGATACGGCATCGAGGTTGAAAGAGCGGAGATCAAACAAGCTGCGCGATTACACAGCGATGGCAGGACCGCTAGGCGTCACCAACCTCATGCTTTTTAGCAAAAGCGACAGCGGGAACACGAATTTGCGATTGGCATATACTCCTCGAGGACCGACATTACACTTCCGCGTGGAGAAGTACAGCTTGTGCAAGGATATCTATCAGAGCATGAAGAGACCGAGGAGTGGAGGTCAAGAGTACTTGACAGCACCTCTGCTTGTTATGAACAATTTCATCACCAAGGACCTGCAAGGCGTGaatgagaaggagaaagcaaAGACGAAACAATTGGAGGATCTAGTACAACAGATGTTCCAAGGCCTCTTCCCTCCAGTCAACCCTACGCGGACACCTCTCAACGGCATCAAGCGCGTCCTCTTACTCGACCGCGTGCCCAAAAGCTCCTCTGCCGACGACGATTCACCCCCATACGTTCTCAACGTCCGACACTACGCTATCGAGACTCGCACTGCAAAGTCTGTCCCAAAGCCGCTCCGCCGATTAGACGCCGCCGAGAAACTGTCTCACGGCCAAAAACGCAAGCGAGCGCTACCGAACCTGGGCAAACTCAACGATGTAGCAGACTACCTCCTCGACCCAAATGCAGCAGACGGCTTCACGAGCGGCAGCGAAAGCGAGGCAGAAACAGACGCAGAAGTTGAGATCACCACAACGAAGCAACGCAAAATTTCCAAACATGCAAAGAAAGCGACAGGCGCAAACGGGACACAACAAGCAGGATCAGCAGCTTCGCAATTGAAAGAGAACGTCGAAAAGAAGGGCATCAAGCTCTACGAGCTGGGACCTCGCATGAAAATTCGCCTGACGAAGGTTGAAGAAGGGCTTTGCGGAGGGAAAGTCATGTGGCATGAGTACATTCACAAATCGGAAGCGGAAGTcaaagagatggagaagagacaCCAGGTaaagagagaggagaaggagaggagaaaAGCGGAGCAGAAGGCTaatgtggagaagaagaaggctgagaaggctgcgaggaaagcgagaggagaggaggttgaggagagtgatgaggatgaagagatggatgacgacgaatgggatgatgatgcagatGATCAGTATCTCGGACCTGGCGGGAGTGAAGATGAGatggaggatgatgaagatggagaagggcaagggagtgacgaagaagaggatgaggaaggaTAG
- the RRP3 gene encoding ribosomal RNA processing protein (BUSCO:EOG09261EM7), whose protein sequence is MAEKRIKRRKLSHEGDVKPQKPKQDIASSPEPEEQEEANGDSENVSKKFSELGIREELCDACESLGFKEATAIQREAIPIALEGKDVIGLAETGSGKTAAFALPILQALLEKQDHYFGLVLAPTRELAYQISQQFEALGSLINVKCAVIVGGMDMVPQQIALAKKPHIIVATPGRLMDHLENTKGFSLKKLKYLVMDEADRLLDLDFGPILDKILQVLPRERRTMLFSATMSTKLDNLTRAALQSPVRVSISSSSYQTVKNLKQNYIFIPHKFKDIYLVYLLHNFAGQTCIIFTRTINETQRIAFLLRALGRSAIPLHGQMNQSARLGALNKFRGGSRDILVATDVAARGLDIPSVDLVVNYDLPPDSKTYVHRVGRTARAGKAGVAISIVTQYDVEVYQRIEKALAKKLEEYPTEKDEVMLFAPRVTEAQRVAITEMKNEHEKRGNKKGQGIAGRGKGGKRDRDNMDADEG, encoded by the coding sequence ATGGCCGAGAAACGAATCAAGCGGAGAAAGCTCAGTCATGAGGGAGATGTGAAGCCGCAAAAGCCAAAGCAGGACATCGCGAGCTCACCCGAGCcggaagagcaagaagaggcgaATGGCGACAGCGAGAACGTCTCGAAGAAATTCTCTGAACTTGGCATTCGCGAGGAGCTCTGCGACGCTTGCGAGTCGCTCGGGTTCAAGGAAGCAACAGCGATCCAGAGAGAGGCTATACCGATAGCACTTGAAGGGAAAGATGTGATTGGACTCGCAGAGACAGGATCGGGAAAGACAGCCGCCTTTGCGCTGCCCATACTGCAAGCACTGCTCGAAAAGCAGGACCACTACTTCGGGCTTGTTCTAGCCCCGACACGCGAACTCGCATACCAAATATCGCAGCAGTTCGAGGCATTGGGCAGTCTGATTAACGTAAAATGCGCGGTAATAGTGGGAGGCATGGACATGGTTCCTCAGCAGATCGCGTTAGCAAAGAAGCCTCATATTATTGTCGCAACGCCAGGAAGATTGATGGATCACCTGGAGAACACAAAAGGCTTTtcgttgaagaagctgaagtacCTCGTCATGGACGAGGCTGATCGATTATTGGATCTGGACTTTGGCCCTATACTGGATAAGATTTTGCAGGTGCTGCCTCGAGAACGACGAACCATGCTGTTTTCCGCGACAATGTCAACGAAACTGGACAACCTCACTCGAGCGGCACTCCAGTCGCCAGTCCGAGTATCGATATCGAGCTCCTCGTACCAGACTGTGAAGAATTTGAAACAGAACTACATCTTCATTCCCCACAAGTTCAAGGACATCTACTTGGTGTATTTGCTCCACAATTTCGCAGGCCAGACCTGCATCATTTTCACGCGAACGATCAACGAGACGCAACGCATCGCTTTCCTGCTTCGAGCACTCGGGCGGAGCGCCATCCCTCTACACGGACAAATGAATCAGTCAGCTCGTCTGGGAGCGCTGAACAAATTCCGCGGCGGATCGCGAGACATCCTGGTAGCCACAGATGTCGCAGCTCGTGGTCTGGATATTCCCTCTGTGGATCTCGTCGTCAACTATGATCTCCCGCCGGACAGCAAAACTTACGTGCATCGTGTCGGTCGCACAGCTCGAGCAGGTAAAGCCGGTGTCGCAATCTCCATTGTCACGCAATATGATGTAGAAGTGTATCAACGGATTGAAAAGGCTCTTGCTAAGAAACTGGAGGAGTATCCGACAGAGAAGGATGAAGTCATGCTCTTCGCGCCTAGAGTGACGGAAGCTCAAAGAGTGGCAATAACAGAAATGAAGAATGAGCATGAGAAGCGTGGCAACAAGAAGGGTCAAGGTATCGCAGGCAGAGGGAAAGGTGGAAAGAGAGATCGAGATAACATGGATGCCGATGAGGGGTGA